The sequence below is a genomic window from Streptomyces sp. NBC_00582.
TCGGTGAGGGTGACCTGGACTCCGCCGCTCGCCTGCTGCCCCAGGAACGCGCATATCCCGCGGGAGACGAGCTTCTTGCCCACCTGCGGGGATGACGGGGCACACGGCGCCCCCGCCGGTGGCCGGGGACCGGCCCTGCAGGAAGCCACCTCCCGCCACGCGGTGGATTCACTCCACCTCGATGCCGAGATCCTGGACGAGTTCCTCCAGGCCGCCCGTGTAGCCCTTGCCGCCCAGTACGAAGTCCCGGTCTCCGTTTGCTCTTCGGCGGAAGGAGCCTGGTGCCAGGGCGGTTTCGTGCGGTCGGCCGGGTCGGAGACGTCCAGGGGGCCCCGCTCGGTCAGTCGTGGGTCGAGGAGGCGGATGCCGGCGTCCGTGAAGCCGGAGAGGTCGGCGTGCGGGTCGGCCTCGGGGTCGATGGCCGCCACGAGGACGAGTCGGTCGGCCTCGTCGGGCAGGCCGTCGAAGGAGACACAGATCGCGGTCAAGGAGACTGGCGGGTAACCGGTAAGGCGCCGGGCCGCGGGACCGGAGGGCTGCCGTCACCAGCACTGCTCCGCTCCCAGCACCTGGAGCAGAGCCAGGGCCTCCGCGGCGGGGGACTGCGAGGGCGCGCTGTAGAGCACGAGGTGCTGGTCGCGGTCCGTGAGGGTGAGGGTGTCGCAGTCGACGGTGATCTCGCCGACGACGGGGTGGTGGAAGGTCTTCGTGAGCGTCGGCGTGGCCTGTACGTCGTGCCGCTCCCAGAGCCGGGCGAAGTCGGGTTCGCAGGAGCGGAGTTCGTCGACGAGGCCGGTCACCGCGGGATCCGTCGGGTAGCGGGCGAGGGTGGCGCGGAGTTGCATGACGACGTGCTGCCGGAACGCGGCGGCGTCGGAGATCCCGTACAGCGGCGGGTCGGTTCGCGCAGGCCGGAGGAACGCCCGGCGCGCGAGATTGCGGTCCTTCGGGGCGAGCCCGGCGAAGTCCTCCATGAGCGCGGCGGCTAGGTCGTTCCACGCGAGCACCTCGAACGCGGCGGACAGGACGAAGGCGGCCGTCTGTGGCAGCCGCTCGATGAGGGCGAGGATGCTCGGGCGGACGTCACGCCGGTGCAGCCGGGCCCGGGTCGGCGCGG
It includes:
- a CDS encoding helix-turn-helix transcriptional regulator, coding for MDKQELGAFLRSRRERLRPEDVGLPSGPRRRTPGLRREEAAVLAHISTEYYVRLEQGRAPRPSGEVLAGIAGALRLTDAESDHLHVLAGTAPTRARLHRRDVRPSILALIERLPQTAAFVLSAAFEVLAWNDLAAALMEDFAGLAPKDRNLARRAFLRPARTDPPLYGISDAAAFRQHVVMQLRATLARYPTDPAVTGLVDELRSCEPDFARLWERHDVQATPTLTKTFHHPVVGEITVDCDTLTLTDRDQHLVLYSAPSQSPAAEALALLQVLGAEQCW